The DNA window tcataatgTGTTTTACCtcataataagaaaattctgcgtacaaaaattaagcaaacaacagcaaaaataaaaaaacaaaaaataataaacaaaaagagaaaaacaaagtatgaatattttaattatactatgtcatattattattacagtGACAACTTCATATacaataaacaaattaataaatttttatgatgagaaggaacttaattttttttttcgtgacatttttccatattacACATAAATTTAGTATAAAAGAAACTGTTCATTATAATGATCATAAttctatttaaataaaagtttcTATTTAAACTCTTCTAACattttaatcatatattttagtttatagatattaattatttaactatacatatatatatatatatgtacacattccgttttaaatgataacataaagaagaaaaatacaataattatatagtaatatatctttatatttttacttaatatgcgcttaatatatttttaatataatctATATAAATTAGTGCAGGAACCAACCCAAAATTTATTAGaaactttatttttctataatacataatttctggaataaaaaaattacctttatacataaaaaataaaaaacataaataaaaacaaaattcagataaaattaaaaaatatatattttgaaaattttattttcatgtctattttgttttgttttattttttttcagaaaTAAACCATGATTTTTGAAATACAAGAATATCACTATTTCTACTGATATTTGATGTAACTATAGTATAATGTTATAATTCCTCTACAAACAAAATGATTAATCCATCGAAATAATACAACTAAACAACATTTTCTACTTATTTCTTGTGTAAGTATTGCATGGAATACtcatatttctaaaaaatatttatatgataaataaaattaaattatttaatacacatattaatcatttctattttatatattttaaatatcatACGATCATAATAAAAGATTTCTTTTTAGATGTCTATTTTAGAAATCAATTATAATTGTatccattttattatttattctttgttttattttattttattttatttttcttctttataaataaagaaatacatgcacatacataaaactgttaattttatttttttataatattaaactaattattctataattaacaaatacataaaattaataaaataatgtaaaatggTAAGCgtagaataattaaaaaattaacaatgacacttttcttttttttctttttacttaCCTCTATACAAAGATAAGTACTTTCACtataaatttctttaataaaaaagaatagatattaatatgttatatataatatcaaatattttatttacattttttttattaattatatatatatataaatatataatataaatataaagtaaaataggAAAGATacttttagttttttttttttttatcgtgAACATCTCTTCAGCATcacattacatataatagCACAATAcgaaattttatttgttcttttattttgaatccttcttaattttaactttataaaattttattttaaaattttttttataaattataaatattattttatatacgttacagtaaacatatatcaaaagccaaaaacaaataataataaataaataaaatatttcatataaattcaaaataaaactCTTTCAttatactctttttttttttctgctaaTTTTCATCTtatctaataaaaaataattattcaaaGATTTTGTTGTAATACATTTAAACAATATGCCACTTTACCAATATTTTTGAATGTAGTCTtcgaaatgaaaaaataaatataatattaagagaaaacaaataaccttagtgcataaaaaaaaaacagcttgaaataaaaataaataatgtacgCAAATAATACTagtaaaatgttaaaaattaaaatgtataattttaataatcaaattttaatttaattgttattgtttttaatttatcatatattatatattattgaaacttttataaaataaggtATAATAACCACtcaaatattattgttttaatatacatttatataactatattatTGGAATTATtgatttaaaatatagaTGTACATTATCCGCACAGATTACAGCAAAATTGaagatattataataaataaaattttcatatatcttatataatataaaaatataactatgtatatgtaaaataataatattttttatcagcTAAGCATTTAATAGTTATGCTATATcaaattatatcaaaatagaatactatatataatataaatgtaagtataatatattataattttgttactgctatatatattccttctgttttttaattaataatttttataaaaaatattttcaaaaataattacaacatagtagatattttttaaaaaaatattacagtatattttttaacaatagatcaaaatataactgttctaaaaatattttctaaatatattctaatacatattttatttttagaattttttCTCGTATTATATCCTCATTAAAGCaatattttatcaatatacattatgtatataaatatataattttttttcgaaatgaaattttgtatggtgaattataatattaacacaATTGTTTCCGTAATGTGCTCATtaaatagttttttatttgttttatttaaataatattaattaatagtattttaattatagctcttacgaaaatattttttttaattataacttttttattgtacTTCATTAAAtactacatttatatttattttaaaaaaaatttaaagaattgTTGTATagacaatatataaaatatatacatcaaGTTCTAAGTTATCCAtgcacttatttttttttgaaaaatattaaatatatctagtaaaatattatataagctTTTACAACTTTAAAAGTAtctattataaaacaaaataaacaaatgatcattttttttattagagcctttattttttcctgtcTAATATGGATATTCAAATATTCTGATGAGGTaccatatttattatacttaatttttttcctttttcttttttattttatgtttttaaatgagaggaatattttattcatataatatataaatatacatttttttaatatttaatatgaacTTATAGTCAAATATCTGCGATAAAACTCGGAACAAGGAATTGAacataaataacatattaaatattaaatatagcaGATTGTTAAGCAGTGAAATAAGAGCATCGCTGGTAGATAAacataaatgtttaaaagaaaaaatatatgatttaaaaagaaaaagtactgcatcatttgaaaaaaaaccATATGCATTAAAGCAAGATAACTTTTTTCAAGAAGAAGATAATGAATCAATATACAATTATACGTATCAAGAAGaattgaattattttattccaCGTAAAAAACCTCAAAAACATGGAGCTTCTAacgttaaaaataatttaaaagaaaaatctcctacattaaaacattataataatattcagAACAATAATAAACTATACAAATCTTTAGAAAAGTTATACTCAGGGAATGATTCATCTTTAGACAACATCAGCTCAAGTAATAAACGtaattgtattattaaaaaaaataaaattaattttagtttAAATTATGATCATAAACATCCAATAAGATCtgcgattttttttttctttactatCATGATAACACTTCCGTTTTATCTTTTAACTCCgatttttgttttgtatttttatatccgAAAATGcctaaaataattatgtctcttattatttcatatgataatccattatatatttgtattactagtaatattgttttcatattttattctgCTTCCTTGGAGCATACAactgttttaaattaatatacataaaactATCTCGTAAATTAATCTAAGTCTAGTAAAAAGTGAtaaacaattatttatttcaaaaatttaattctataaatttattttagtaatctgaaataaaatataattttatatattcagttgtaaaaaaatgtatgccACCAATACAAttatctaatatatatgaattttttatatttttttccacttattattaaaaaattgtctttatataattttatatttcttgtaatataaatatatattctgtactttaatttttagtttaaattattaaagatttgaaatatatttaaaaatttactttctggcgatatatatatatatactttaataaattttgcttatttttcatattatgtcgttcatatatttaatatatacaattaaaaatatttatataaagaataatattacatttcaaaatattataatcatatttatacaagttaaatagtaaaatatttacaaattatgtaatattcaCTTTAATaatcaatttttatataattcagtATATCGTTTATATGGAGATAgctataatttttctatttataacTATCTGTTTtgctttaaaataaaaaaaacttaaaatatttccctttcttatttctaatattaaTTAGAGAAGGCGTAAGtagaacatatatttatagggATTCGCATCACTAGTGAAATTCCAGTACTTTtcaaagaattattttatagttatTTACTGGTCTAAAATGTTCtgttaaatatgtatatgtaacaCATTAGGTGTTAATGATCATATACTGTTGTATCAGTTGTATATTTGttctacatatatttaagttaTTCACTGCATAGACGATAGAATAGTTAAGGAacgacatatatatatatatatatatatatatatatatatatatatatatatatatatgtatttatattaaagcGTTTAAGCAAAAGCTATATAATAGGTATATACAAactgaataatttaaatatattttctatttatttaaatattattaattaatttttgcttAAATACCGGaaagcatattttttatatactccTAAGAACTGTGCTACTCTTTTGATACTTCACTAATAGTATCATTAAATATGTTGAATATTTCATGCAATTTGCCATGATTATAGAATTAGCAACAATAAAAgccttattttgttaataatatgtgttagtttttttattgtataaggagtatccttatttttttttaaattaatttttggaTAGAGTTATTTCTTTACCTTTTTCTAGTGAgtgtaatgtatatatattagcatcgtttaaataaacatattagagaattttaattataagaatgattaaagaaatattagtTAATCATTCTTCAAGTGTTTTGACTTTTGTATTTATCTTTACATACAGAATTTTTCATTCCATCTGTACATACACAAAAAATTAGTTAATAAGCATGATGTAATATATCCCCTGTACTGTTTATCAATTTGCTTGTCCAATATTCTAtagaattttaaatttaggataataacatatatatatatatatatgcattttaaattaataattttttgtggataaatattttacaagaAATATATGGCTGTCCATTGTGCGCTTTGTATTCCCTGTATGGtattaataagtaaaatacattatatatattattagtgatattctaaaatataagaagttaataaactaataaatttaacacttttgtgataatttatatgttttatgagtatatataatgtaatagtACGAGTCTTTTTATCATCATATCTATTACGTATTTACAAATGGTTATTACTACGATTAAActttgaaataatatttcttataccTCTAACGAACTACTAAAAATTTCGCAATAGGTGAAAAGgtgaagtaaaataatatattttattaatatatctttagTAGAGGATATATAGGAATATaaagtatttattaataGATGTTATATAATTGAGGTACATTGGTTCTTTATTCGTTTATTCATACATTTGACcaaatgtatatgcatataattttatgtatctatttattgacttagtaaatatttaaaaaataaatgaaatatttatgaattctTTACACTTAATTGTATACACTAAAGTAGTTTATAATAccacataatataatttggaactgtaaatttaaatgaatgaattatGTGGAAAATATACTTCTTTAACACAATCATTCAATTAAAGAATATGTTACATGAAACATATTTTCTCATTTAAATAATGcataaattacttttttttttttttatattttttcaaattaatgttcgacaaaaatgtatataaaacaatattattaatgatatatcTAATATTTCACTAAATATATCTGTTATTTTATCTGCTgagtaatattataatttggtCACCCCAAGAGTATAtcaatatttacatttaaactGATTTTACAAAATAGCTAACAAAAATGGAtacttattctttttaaatattttatttttaaacaaatagataataagtaatactatattttatatgatcaGCAGAAAAGgattttttggaaaaaatattaaatttggaTATTTTTcgaatatattacttttttcatataatattatattctttaaaacataaaaaatgtgaagtacttaataattatgtgcacatttttctaaaaataaattttgtatattactACATActttcaaaaataaagaaaatatttttatcatcgTCATTTCAATTTAACTTCAAACTATAATGTAAAACAAGAATAGAAATAAGTATgaggaaaatttttaacttaaatattaataaattaatggaTTAATTGGTTCACTTGGTATACCTAATATATTGAagtataacatatttaaagtaataaataaaaataagcgaggattataaaaattatttgtatatctAATGGTAATTATATGATGTCTATGATTAGAAATTACGAAGCGTATAATTTATGGAATTTAACATATGGAGATTCGCAAAATATGAACTAAATAATCTAacataataagaataaactttttaaaatgaaattaaggAAGATATATttcaacaaaaataattaaagcattttatttacattatgcAATGTCcactattatattattaggTAATTCTTTGTAATATTATGAGTGACAATAATGTAATCTGTACAGCTGTTATTATCTCTAACGAAAGAAagtatataacataataagtaaattataagaacaatataaataaaaattaacatatgataccttttgaaaatatatacaatactattatttttttttattcaatataaaaggaagtattattataatttttatttttttttttaaagaaactTCATTAAGAAAACATACTTTTATtcgcatttttattttgcactTAAACaagttatattaatattagcataataaaataatttatttatgtagcAAAACAAAGGCATAGTATGCGAACCAGCAAGTTatgcaaacaaaaaaacaaaaaataaaatgaaattatataaaatataaatgtaatatgtaacataaaaaatatttattttctcttatgcataaaattgacagaaaataaatcttctttccatgtatattaatatatataatatagtttGTAATGttatttacttaattttcatgtgttataattttattaaaacatgCTAATAATTGACTTATGCTCTAATTGCAATATTTTATacgcttttatttttaaaacacaaaatgttatatatatatatatatattatatatgtatttaacaaaataagaaaacattctctaatattttcataatttactgatataataaattatattttagttcatttatcattaaacaaaagaaaatatataaaaagggTTAAATAATCCATACAAATTGTGCCTCATAATAATGTTcgttttaaatatttttttagtttctatgaaaaattaaataaatattgcaaatatatttccaaaatttaatattaagcTATATTTGAATTATGCTAATTGCCTTTTAGTTAtcttcaaaataatatttttattatgcgggaaaaataaaaatgcttttattcttttttttaagcgAATGAACATATTaaagtttttattaaaaattattgatCTGATTAGTTCATTTTATTCAGATGCGCATTGATGTACAACATAATATATGCTATGTGAACTGTaataatgaaagaaaaaaaacaatatcgATTTACAGTTTACTGTGGTCATTAATAGAggtaaatattttgtatttgcGTTAAATATAGATTACCTAAATAGTggaattatatgtaaaataaattttctaagtaaaactttttatcattaaaaaaagtttatttgtttgtttttcttttctttttttcttaatatttctctttttaattacatgattataatttttctaatatgaACTCGGTTAATTATGGTAATGCTCATATATAGAGTAGAAGATATAGTTTTAATGGAGTGATGATTATATTCACGAATAGAAAAATAACTTCTAAACAAGGAAATTTAGTAATTTTGATGGAATACCatatttagatatatataaatatttaaaagtataaaaatccttgaaaacaaaaatatatgatagggcattacaattttttattttttatattaacatttatattttcaattgaAGAAAATTAGATAATAACAATTAATtacttatgtacatatatatatagaaagaGAATAAATTGTTTCTATAATACATTCTTTCTCTTTTACTATTTACCATTATACCGCATAAATGTTAAAGTTATTTCGGTTTTAATGAACaatattaatgtaataaaaacgatacagttataatttattttataaaataaattagtgTAACATTTCTTTaagaaatatgtaaatggatgtaattactaataaaaaaaagaaaatgctCGAAATGTGataattgtaaatatgtcgtcattatttatacgtaaatatatatatatatatatatatatatatatatacagttttaattatataatttagtaTATACATTGTAAGAGggaaagaaaattatataaatggaaGCTGTagattatgtatattttcatttttagttgaaataatgataatgatactatattaaattatcacTTTTCACATgtaacatgaaaaaaataaatctttgtaagaaatattttagtacatgaataattcattttataccTTCAATTTTcaggaaaaaatttttaaggaTTCAAAAccgtataatatatataaagaattgGAAGATAAAGTTAAAGATGTAACAGATGGCAAACATTGTAGTGAatttgaagaaataaaatccagtcaaaaagataattatattacactttgtaaaaaagtatctaaacttttaaaatatgtatttgaTCAGAGTAATTCAGGGAAACGTAAAGAATATTGTtcacattatatatactggGTATATCATGAAATATGGAAATTGTTTAAAAACGGTCAACAAATGGATGATATGCATGTTAttgataaatttaataaattacagAGTGATCTTTTTGTTAAGCACAGTAAGCGTGATTGTTCTTACGGATATATTCTCAAGGACTACGAGGAattgaattataaaatagaaaaaaaatatttgtatgattattttaaaaactatAACACTATTAAAAGTAGTATTAATTGTAATACTGTTGGCAGTGATAAATATAGAGCGTACCTTGAAGCTATCAAAGAACTATATGATAGAGAGAGTCACTGTTGTTGGACCGGGCTATCAGAATGTCCagattatattttaacttgCGATGATAAGTTTGATCCTAGTAAACTCTTATCCGCTTTAGGATCTAGAGGTAGCGAGCGTTGTGATGgattaaatgaaattatagCTAATTTtgatgaagaaaaattaaattctgTGGTAACAGATGCAGGAATTTTAAACTCAATTTCTCTTGGTACATGTTTTAACCTGGAGAATCACGAACTTACATCAGATGATAGAAGACACCCACATTGTAGTTTATTAGCAACATCTGTTACGTTAACTAGAAGTGTGCGTACAGACAGAAATGAAGGACCAGAAGTAATTGATACAGAATCCACCAGGGATATATCGAATTCAGGGTTTAGGGCAGATCAGGAAGACGGAGATCTATCAAAAGGATACCCATTACAAGAAGGTCAACTTGATGCAAATGGAAAAGGAAGGGATTCTGATAGAGCCGAAGTAAAAAAAGTTGTACTTCCTATGAAAGACGCATCTGATCATTTTAGATGGAAAATTGATGCAACCGGACAATTAAAATGttcaagtaaaaataaaaaagaagctGAATTAGCAATGTGCAATTTTATGGAAGAACTGATTGAAGGTGGTCATgctaaaaaaatagaaggtACAGAGAAGTATACTTTGGATATTCAAAAAGGATGGACCATTGAAAAATTAAGAGTATATCGTGAAAGAATAAGGAAAAGATCAACTTATgaatcaaatatattaaacaacATTTTTGTCCGTATTTCTACTGG is part of the Plasmodium malariae genome assembly, chromosome: 14 genome and encodes:
- the PmUG01_14010200 gene encoding Plasmodium exported protein, unknown function, with amino-acid sequence MIIFFIRAFIFSCLIWIFKYSDESNICDKTRNKELNINNILNIKYSRLLSSEIRASLVDKHKCLKEKIYDLKRKSTASFEKKPYALKQDNFFQEEDNESIYNYTYQEELNYFIPRKKPQKHGASNVKNNLKEKSPTLKHYNNIQNNNKLYKSLEKLYSGNDSSLDNISSSNKRNCIIKKNKINFSLNYDHKHPIRSAIFFFFTIMITLPFYLLTPIFVLYFYIRKCLK
- the PmUG01_14010300 gene encoding PIR protein, which gives rise to MEAVDYEKIFKDSKPYNIYKELEDKVKDVTDGKHCSEFEEIKSSQKDNYITLCKKVSKLLKYVFDQSNSGKRKEYCSHYIYWVYHEIWKLFKNGQQMDDMHVIDKFNKLQSDLFVKHSKRDCSYGYILKDYEELNYKIEKKYLYDYFKNYNTIKSSINCNTVGSDKYRAYLEAIKELYDRESHCCWTGLSECPDYILTCDDKFDPSKLLSALGSRGSERCDGLNEIIANFDEEKLNSVVTDAGILNSISLGTCFNLENHELTSDDRRHPHCSLLATSVTLTRSVRTDRNEGPEVIDTESTRDISNSGFRADQEDGDLSKGYPLQEGQLDANGKGRDSDRAEVKKVVLPMKDASDHFRWKIDATGQLKCSSKNKKEAELAMCNFMEELIEGGHAKKIEGTEKYTLDIQKGWTIEKLRVYRERIRKRSTYESNILNNIFVRISTGVTLVMGIIFIFYLFFKFTPFGSRLRRHRKRKQRYRFDFTDLSTRKRPRRFLKRTYRHSDRKRFNVVNIEDELNSSNDLRNIN